One stretch of Arachis duranensis cultivar V14167 chromosome 1, aradu.V14167.gnm2.J7QH, whole genome shotgun sequence DNA includes these proteins:
- the LOC107472973 gene encoding cucurbitadienol 11-hydroxylase-like has product MWILMGLCIVAVLVIYVFHWIIILKDPKFRNRSSLPPGSLGIPFIGETLQFMIPSYSLDIHPFITKRIQRFGSIFRTSLFGQPIVISTDSEFNSYLMQQEGKLVEIWAGPVTKIFQQSDGSGIPFSNIHKYIRSITLNHIGAECIKEKLISQFEEMFIKTLDQWSTQTSIDVKQSITKDSRSSSMADNGIQQPTQAEILAQIAELQAEIRRIAELSAHNNAGKHEEGNSKSSAQGNTDPLNIIPPKEKLTLDNPFSEEITNFQMPKNFVLSHTRSLVISALMLRNSNL; this is encoded by the exons ATGTGGATACTGATGGGATTGTGTATTGTGGCTGTGTTAGTGATCTATGTATTTCATTGGATTATTATTCTTAAAGACCCAAAATTCAGAAACAGATCTTCTCTTCCTCCTGGTTCATTGGGTATTCCATTCATTGGAGAGACCCTTCAGTTCATGATTCCAAGTTATTCTTTGGACATTCACCCTTTCATCACAAAGAGAATCCAGAG ATTTGGTTCCATATTTCGAACTAGTTTATTTGGTCAACCAATTGTGATATCAACAGATTCTGAATTCAATAGTTACTTGATGCAGCAAGAAGGTAAATTAGTTGAAATATGGGCAGGTCCTGTTACTAAGATTTTTCAACAATCTGATGGATCTGGAATACCTTTTTCTAACATCCACAAGTACATTCGAAGTATCACTTTAAATCATATTGGTGCTgaatgcataaaagaaaagttgattTCTCAATTTGAAGAAATGTTTATAAAGACTTTGGATCAATGGTCAACTCAAACATCAATTGATGTTAAACAATCTATAACAAAG GATTCCCGATCCTCAAGCATGGCCGATAATGGGATCCAACAACCCACACAAGCAGAGATCCTAGCTCAGATTGCTGAGCTTCAGGCAGAGATTCGGAGGATAGCTGAGCTGTCTGCCCATAATAATGCTGGAAAGCATGAGGAAGGAAACTCCAAAAGCTCGGCTCAGGGAAATACAGATCCCCTGAACATCATCCCGCCAAAGGAAAAGCTAACATTGGACAACCCTTTCTCCGAAGAGATCACCAATTTTCAGATGCCGAAAAATTTCGTGTTGAGCCATACAAGGAGTTTGGTGATCTCCGCGCTCATGTTAAGAAATTCCaatctatga
- the LOC107472961 gene encoding cation/H(+) antiporter 15-like: MGNNDDCFPICYNETVNYPNSIWKSQDLLKNYLPIFIYETITVVFSSRLVYYLLRPLSQPHLVSDLLILLAVSTIAQVGLIFYVFMAGLEMNLDFVLRAPKKPTIIAICSTLIPMILGTGIYSLVIIVDKKFLKNYVETYEYNRPQCYFIWSMVLSITGFPVLANILVDLKLLYTRLGKLALTVATHNDFYNWIMFALVFPFLVNGYRAIFSMLCVIAFILLSHFVLRPLLEKIVAKKPNKHDWTNYQLSFVIMGLFASTGLTDILGVNPLVGALIYGLAIPRGSFTEMLMERSDDFGSRYLAPLFFFSGGLSYSLLWYAFQREFGFWVAYEHQRRLVTHSAQHCMG, translated from the exons ATGGGTAACAATGATGATTGTTTTCCAATTTGCTACAATGAAACCGTGAATTATCCCAATTCTATATGGAAATCACAGGACCTGTTGAAGAACTATTTACCTATATTTATCTATGAAACCATTACCGTTGTTTTTAGCTCGCGTTTGGTATACTACCTCCTCAGACCCTTAAGTCAGCCTCATCTCGTTTCTGATCTTCTT ATTCTACTTGCTGTTTCAACCATAGCACAAGTGGGTCTCATCTTCTATGTCTTCATGGCTGGGCTTGAGATGAACTTAGATTTTGTTTTAAGAGCACCTAAAAAGCCCACAATCATTGCAATTTGCAGCACTCTGATTCCAATGATATTGGGAACTGGAATTTATTCTTTGGTAATAATAGTGGACaagaaattcttaaaaaattatgttgaaaCATACGAGTATAATAGACCCCAATGCTATTTTATATGGTCTATGGTTCTTAGTATCACAGGGTTCCCTGTTCTTGCAAACATTCTTGTGGACCTTAAACTTCTCTACACTAGGCTTGGAAAATTGGCATTAACAGTAGCAACACACAATGACTTCTATAACTGGATTATGTTTGCATTGGTGTTTCCATTTCTTGTTAATGGTTATAGAGCAATTTTCTCAATGCTATGTGTCATAGCTTTTATTCTCTTAAGCCACTTTGTGTTACGCCCTTTGCTAGAGAAGATAGTGGCCAAGAAACCAAACAAGCATGACTGGACTAATTACCAGTTGTCATTTGTGATCATGGGGCTTTTCGCTTCCACGGGGCTTACCGACATCCTCGGCGTGAATCCCCTCGTCGGGGCGTTGATTTACGGCCTCGCCATTCCACGAGGAAGCTTCACAGAGATGTTGATGGAGAGATCGGATGATTTTGGATCTAGATACTTAGCACCCTTGTTCTTTTTCAGTGGTGGCTTGAG TTACTCGCTACTATGGTATGCCTTTCAGAGAGAGTTTGGCTTTTGGGTTGCTTATGAACACCAAAGGCGTCTTGTCACTCATAGTGCTCAACATTGCATGGGATAA
- the LOC110281591 gene encoding cation/H(+) antiporter 15-like, with the protein MTLIFTRLSLSIDQYTDAFILFSPFQLISAYAFSIMTLNILIMTFMVSPIINVIYRPKTAYRMNLLRTIQNLGFQTEVRILVCVHNPRHASGMVNILEALSGISVSSLRVTAVQLVELKGRVTSLVSAQLEHQSSLGFSQSQSQSQSFEDMETIASHFHFFAQVHSGNHAETSMIMSPFATINRDIYNLAMEKQASLVLLPFHKHWSSEGNLEVTKEVFSEINQNVMKDAPCSVGIFVDRGLNSLLNANLHIIMLFIGGPDDREALAIAWRMAGHHRIQLTMVRIILCGKAAMEDQKKESGHEELLSAVLDKNKERELDDSCVNNFRIMGVNNKDTIKYEERYVESDDDIPRVVNEFDQKRYDLYVLGQGKGRHSRVLSEMLDWTDFPELGVIGDLVASNSFGSYSSVLVVQQYGYGGMEFGKNYENNPSCYPPPIRKPPSRTRSLSRMF; encoded by the coding sequence ATGACACTTATTTTTACAAGACTTTCACTTTCTATTGATCAATACACTGATGCATTTATTCTTTTTTCCCCATTTCAGCTTATAAGtgcatatgcattctcaatcaTGACACTTAATATTCTGATAATGACTTTCATGGTGTCTCCAATAATCAACGTCATTTACAGGCCAAAAACGGCCTATAGGATGAACCTGCTAAGGACCATACAAAACCTTGGGTTTCAAACAGAAGTTCGAATCTTGGTTTGTGTGCACAATCCTCGCCATGCCAGCGGAATGGTGAATATCCTAGAAGCCTTAAGTGGTATCAGTGTCTCCTCTTTGCGAGTGACAGCAGTTCAACTCGTTGAGCTCAAAGGTCGTGTCACTAGCCTTGTCTCTGCTCAACTCGAGCATCAAAGCTCGCTCGGATTCTCACAATCACAGTCACAATCACAATCATTTGAGGACATGGAAACGATAGCAAGTCATTTCCATTTCTTTGCACAAGTGCATAGCGGCAACCATGCTGAAACCAGCATGATCATGTCACCTTTCGCAACAATTAACCGTGACATATACAATCTAGCAATGGAGAAACAAGCATCATTGGTACTCCTTCCTTTTCACAAGCACTGGAGCTCCGAAGGCAACCTAGAAGTAACCAAAGAAGTGTTTAGCGAGATAAACCAGAATGTGATGAAAGATGCGCCATGCTCCGTGGGGATCTTCGTTGATCGCGGCCTTAATTCATTGTTGAATGCCAATTTGCACATCATCATGTTATTCATTGGGGGTCCTGATGATCGCGAAGCCTTGGCTATTGCGTGGAGGATGGCAGGACACCATAGGATACAACTCACTATGGTGAGGATTATTTTGTGTGGCAAGGCTGCAATGGAGGATCAAAAAAAGGAATCTGGCCATGAGGAACTACTATCAGCAGTGCTAGATAAGAATAAGGAACGAGAGTTGGATGATAGCTGTGTGAATAATTTTAGGATTATGGGAGTGAACAATAAGGATACAATAAAATATGAAGAGAGATATGTGGAAAGTGATGATGATATCCCTAGAGTGGTTAATGAATTTGATCAAAAGCGTTATGATTTATATGTTTTGGGACAAGGGAAAGGTAGGCACTCAAGGGTGTTGTCTGAAATGTTGGATTGGACTGATTTCCCCGAACTAGGTGTTATTGGGGACTTAGTGGCATCAAATAGCTTTGGTTCCTACTCTTCTGTGCTTGTTGTACAGCAATATGGGTATGGAGGAATGGAATTTGGTAAAAATTATGAGAACAATCCTAGTTGTTATCCTCCTCCTATTCGCAAACCACCTTCAAGGACAAGATCATTAAGTAGAATGTTTTGA
- the LOC107463351 gene encoding uncharacterized protein LOC107463351 isoform X2, which yields MDEDNTLWTGSEDETDEENDSKSHLDKEIRKARQQAKEHADLIDADDSDELRSVWSDTDEEKTLWTGDEMDSDDDIPTEAYPNEKSDKYIDKLFEFDEMPKYRTISEMLKAEQEPEELSPGKQARKIAVENALKKLKKGPDGRYTNVWEVMSDLDILIGAFENVVSGPEYTELREGGPKQLNMQFFKDIQARMRDPNYKFSPELKLRPKSKLVPRKKWQKAQARRRKAQKR from the coding sequence ATGGATGAAGATAACACTCTATGGACAGGAAGCGAAGATGAAACTGATGAAGAAAATGACTCAAAGAGTCATCTTGATAAAGAGATTAGGAAGGCAAGACAGCAAGCTAAAGAACACGCAGATCTGATCGATGCTGATGACAGTGATGAGTTAAGAAGTGTTTGGTCTGACACCGATGAAGAGAAGACGCTGTGGACTGGTGATGAAATGGATAGTGATGATGACATTCCTACAGAAGCTTATCCAAATGAAAAAAGTGATAAGTACATAGAtaaattgtttgagtttgatgaAATGCCGAAATATAGAACCATCTCAGAGATGTTGAAAGCCGAACAAGAACCGGAAGAGTTATCACCAGGAAAGCAAGCTCGGAAGATCGCTGTTGAGAATGCTCTCAAGAAGCTAAAGAAAGGTCCAGATGGGAGGTACACCAATGTATGGGAAGTAATGAGTGACTTGGACATTCTTATTGGAGCATTTGAGAATGTTGTTTCAGGTCCAGAGTATACAGAGCTTCGAGAAGGAGGGCCTAAACAATTGAATATGCAGTTTTTCAAGGACATACAAGCACGTATGAGAGATCCAAATTACAAATTCTCACCTGAGTTGAAATTGAGACCAAAGAGTAAACTGGTCCcgagaaaaaaatggcaaaaagcACAGGCTAGAAGGAGAAAAGCACAAAAGAGGTAA
- the LOC107463351 gene encoding uncharacterized protein LOC107463351 isoform X1, with translation MGWRSRSYAGLFLSVVRIVKSHSVPVSQKSKVFYYSAPGVLKGCFSNVYVMNFQAIRTYARGGRKDYDLFSSRKPGSADFRKAWAKEMDEDNTLWTGSEDETDEENDSKSHLDKEIRKARQQAKEHADLIDADDSDELRSVWSDTDEEKTLWTGDEMDSDDDIPTEAYPNEKSDKYIDKLFEFDEMPKYRTISEMLKAEQEPEELSPGKQARKIAVENALKKLKKGPDGRYTNVWEVMSDLDILIGAFENVVSGPEYTELREGGPKQLNMQFFKDIQARMRDPNYKFSPELKLRPKSKLVPRKKWQKAQARRRKAQKR, from the exons ATGGGGTGGAGATCACGATCCTACGCTGGCCTCTTTCTGTCAGTAGTAAGGATTGTGAAGTCACATTCGGTGCCGGTCTCTCAAAA GTCCAAAGTATTTTATTATTCAGCTCCAGGTGTTTTAAAAGGTTGTTTTAGTAATGTCTATGTGATGAATTTTCAAG CAATTAGAACATATGCTCGAGGTGGACGCAAAGATTATGATCTCTTTAGCAGCAGAAAACCAGGGAGTGCAGATTTCAGGAAAGCCTGGGCGAAGGAGATGGATGAAGATAACACTCTATGGACAGGAAGCGAAGATGAAACTGATGAAGAAAATGACTCAAAGAGTCATCTTGATAAAGAGATTAGGAAGGCAAGACAGCAAGCTAAAGAACACGCAGATCTGATCGATGCTGATGACAGTGATGAGTTAAGAAGTGTTTGGTCTGACACCGATGAAGAGAAGACGCTGTGGACTGGTGATGAAATGGATAGTGATGATGACATTCCTACAGAAGCTTATCCAAATGAAAAAAGTGATAAGTACATAGAtaaattgtttgagtttgatgaAATGCCGAAATATAGAACCATCTCAGAGATGTTGAAAGCCGAACAAGAACCGGAAGAGTTATCACCAGGAAAGCAAGCTCGGAAGATCGCTGTTGAGAATGCTCTCAAGAAGCTAAAGAAAGGTCCAGATGGGAGGTACACCAATGTATGGGAAGTAATGAGTGACTTGGACATTCTTATTGGAGCATTTGAGAATGTTGTTTCAGGTCCAGAGTATACAGAGCTTCGAGAAGGAGGGCCTAAACAATTGAATATGCAGTTTTTCAAGGACATACAAGCACGTATGAGAGATCCAAATTACAAATTCTCACCTGAGTTGAAATTGAGACCAAAGAGTAAACTGGTCCcgagaaaaaaatggcaaaaagcACAGGCTAGAAGGAGAAAAGCACAAAAGAGGTAA
- the LOC110277559 gene encoding uncharacterized protein LOC110277559 isoform X2 produces the protein MSLRSQTPKTVPVSLRGASAAHTNQNETTIPGLVSELRATFLTRDFDRVERALLERESRLVAAIQEKDQEIASLKVKDSIHTLDKLNLESQLKEFRNGGSKVFVEVKKEENVDSDLSGAGKCMHCLEMKNELEKEKGVSESLRDRNMQLEFEKSELLEERKKWDDQRCVVDDLKKRNIELEAEKFGLLEEKKKWDDAKGGIDGLSEEERNGADEASVEYWKRKFIELSERLEREAAEDDDEDDDDNDDDDDDGGGGGGGGDDGDGSNIEENKTGAEKVALERNENVGLSSRDSATLIIPSKDGAGVTAASAKGSLGTAGFIYIDSDEDECNSQRTLQRKDTKPKVMADNEILSSSGAVKRKQRPSASISDVGRNNDVLDGSDCDTASNSCSSSGSLYDMDQLPLSSLTSKKRMRTEPDTLLVRTLNQSK, from the exons CTTCCTCACTCGTGATTTTGACCGAGTCGAACGCGCCTTGCTTGAGAGGGAATCACGCCTCGTCGCGGCGATTCAAGAGAAGGATCAGGAAATTGCGTCCCTCAAAGTGAAAGACAGTATCCACACCTTGGATAAGTTGAACCTCGAATCGCAGCTCAAGGAGTTCAGAAATGGAGGATCAAAGGTCTTCGTTGAGGTTAAGAAGGAGGAGAATGTTGATTCTGATTTGAGCGGTGCTGGAAAGTGCATGCATTGTTTGGAGATGAAGAACGAATTGGAAAAAGAGAAGGGTGTGAGTGAGTCTCTTAGGGATAGGAACATGCAGTTGGAATTTGAAAAGTCTGAGCTCttggaagagaggaagaaatggGATGATCAAAGATGTGTTGTTGATGATCTTAAGAAAAGGAACATCGAATTGGAAGCTGAAAAGTTTGGGTTattggaggagaagaagaaatgggATGATGCTAAGGGTGGGATTGATGGGTTGAGCGAGGAGGAGAGAAATGGTGCCGATGAGGCATCGGTTGAGTATTGGAAGAGGAAGTTCATTGAATTGAGTGAGAGGTTGGAGAGAGAGGCTGCagaggatgatgatgaagatgatgatgataatgatgatgatgatgatgatggaggtggtggtggtggtggcggcgATGATGGTGATGGGAGCAACATTGAAGAGAATAAAACGGGTGCTGAGAAAGTTGCTCTAGAAAGGAATGAAAATGTTGGTCTTTCTTCAAGGGATTCGGCTACACTAATCATACCAAGCAAAGATGGTGCTGGTGTTACTGCTGCTTCAG CAAAGGGAAGTTTGGGGACGGCAGGTTTCATCTACATAGACAGTGATGAAGATGAGTGTAATTCACAGCGAACATTGCAGAGGAAAGACACTAAGCCGAAGGTTATGGCGGATAATGAGATTCTGAGTTCTTCAGGTGCTGTCAAGCGAAAGCAGCGTCCAAGTGCTTCTATAAGTGACGTCGGTAGGAACAACGACGTCTTGGATGGCTCAGATTGTGATACTGCCAGTAACAGTTGCAGTTCTTCTGGTTCATTATATGATATGGATCAGCTTCCTTTGAGTTCACTTACAAGTAAAAAGAGAATGAGAACTGAGCCAGACACTCTTTTGGTTCGAACTCTTAACCAAAGTAAGTGA